A region from the Streptosporangium sp. NBC_01756 genome encodes:
- the ypfJ gene encoding KPN_02809 family neutral zinc metallopeptidase, which translates to MDFKDDAQLDSSQVESGGRGRIPGGGLAVGGGAAGIIALIIALIFGINPGDITGGDPAPVGPSSDLSAQCKNGQDADQNEECRVVGVVNSIQDYWPKVVQGYEPAKTVLFSEQVNTACGAADSSVGPFYCPADQKVYLDLSFFKQLESRFGAKGGPFAQAYVIGHEYGHHVQNLLGTNARGQGGQQGPESDSVRLELQADCYSGAWAKNAYETGLFEKPFTKSDIEEALSAASAVGDDSIQERTQGRVDPDGFTHGTSAQRVKWFTTGYQSGDPNKCDTFAGSL; encoded by the coding sequence ATGGACTTCAAGGACGATGCCCAACTGGACAGCTCACAGGTCGAAAGCGGCGGCCGGGGCCGGATCCCCGGTGGCGGGCTCGCCGTCGGGGGCGGCGCGGCGGGAATCATCGCACTCATCATCGCGCTGATATTCGGGATCAATCCCGGAGACATCACCGGCGGCGACCCCGCCCCGGTGGGTCCCAGCTCCGACCTGAGCGCCCAGTGCAAGAACGGCCAGGACGCCGACCAGAACGAGGAGTGCCGGGTGGTCGGCGTGGTCAACAGCATCCAGGACTACTGGCCCAAGGTCGTGCAGGGCTACGAGCCGGCCAAGACCGTCCTCTTCTCCGAGCAGGTCAACACCGCCTGCGGCGCGGCCGACTCCTCCGTCGGGCCCTTCTACTGCCCGGCCGACCAGAAGGTCTACCTGGACCTCTCCTTCTTCAAGCAGTTGGAGAGCAGGTTCGGCGCCAAGGGCGGACCGTTCGCCCAGGCCTACGTCATCGGGCACGAGTACGGTCACCACGTGCAGAACCTGCTGGGCACCAACGCGCGGGGGCAGGGAGGCCAGCAGGGCCCGGAGAGCGACTCGGTCCGGTTGGAACTGCAGGCCGACTGCTACTCCGGCGCCTGGGCCAAGAACGCCTACGAGACCGGCCTGTTCGAGAAGCCCTTCACCAAGTCCGACATCGAGGAGGCGCTCAGCGCGGCCTCGGCCGTGGGCGACGACAGCATCCAGGAGCGGACCCAGGGCCGGGTCGACCCCGACGGCTTCACCCACGGGACGTCTGCGCAGCGCGTCAAGTGGTTCACCACCGGCTACCAGAGCGGCGACCCCAACAAGTGCGACACCTTCGCCGGCAGCCTCTGA
- the recR gene encoding recombination mediator RecR codes for MYEGVVQSLIDELGMLPGVGPKSAQRIAFHLLAAEPADVKRLAHALLEVKEKVRFCRVCGNVAAEEECRICRDVRRDPQVICVVEESKDVVAIEKTREFRGRYHVLGGAISPIDGIGPDDLRIRDLMTRLADGQVTELILATDPNLEGEATATYLARLVKPMGLKVTRLASGLPVGGDLEYADEVTLGRAFEGRRLLDV; via the coding sequence ATGTACGAAGGGGTTGTCCAGAGCCTGATCGACGAGCTGGGGATGCTGCCCGGCGTCGGTCCCAAGAGCGCGCAGCGGATCGCGTTCCACCTGCTGGCCGCGGAGCCGGCCGATGTCAAACGGCTCGCCCACGCCCTGCTCGAGGTCAAGGAGAAGGTCCGTTTCTGCCGGGTCTGCGGAAACGTCGCAGCCGAGGAGGAGTGCCGGATCTGCCGTGACGTCCGGCGCGACCCCCAGGTGATCTGCGTGGTCGAGGAGTCCAAGGACGTCGTGGCGATCGAGAAGACCCGCGAGTTCCGGGGCCGCTACCACGTGCTCGGCGGGGCGATCAGCCCGATCGACGGCATCGGCCCCGACGACCTCCGCATCCGCGACCTGATGACGCGCCTGGCCGACGGCCAGGTGACGGAGTTGATCCTCGCCACCGATCCCAACCTTGAGGGAGAGGCGACGGCGACCTATCTCGCCCGTCTGGTCAAGCCGATGGGTCTGAAAGTCACACGACTGGCCAGCGGCCTGCCGGTAGGCGGTGACCTCGAATATGCCGACGAGGTCACCTTGGGCCGCGCGTTCGAAGGAAGGAGGCTGCTGGATGTCTGA
- a CDS encoding YbaB/EbfC family nucleoid-associated protein, whose protein sequence is MNPGDVNLQQLLEQAQLMQQQLVSAQQELNDAEVEGSAGGGLVVATVNGGGELLELKISPEAVDPGDPQETADTIADLVIAAIRDAVRAAADLQQEKLGPLAQGLGGGSGLGQLPGF, encoded by the coding sequence GTGAACCCAGGGGATGTCAACCTGCAGCAACTGCTGGAGCAGGCACAGCTCATGCAGCAGCAGCTTGTGAGCGCCCAGCAGGAGCTGAACGACGCGGAGGTCGAGGGCTCGGCGGGCGGCGGACTCGTCGTGGCCACGGTCAACGGCGGAGGCGAACTGCTGGAGCTGAAGATCAGCCCGGAGGCTGTCGACCCGGGTGATCCCCAGGAGACGGCCGACACCATCGCCGACCTGGTCATCGCGGCGATCCGGGACGCCGTGCGCGCGGCCGCCGACCTCCAGCAGGAGAAGCTCGGACCACTCGCACAGGGGCTGGGCGGCGGGAGCGGGCTCGGCCAGCTGCCCGGATTCTGA
- the upp gene encoding uracil phosphoribosyltransferase, which translates to METLVVDHPLVAHKLTVLRDANTDSPTFRRLADELVTLLAYEATRQVRTTEVTVQTPVAAAQGVRLAQPYPLVVPILRAGLGMLDGMTRLLPTAEVGFLGMVRNESTLKAETYATRLPDDLSGRQVYVVDPMLATGGTLAAAIEFLFERGADDVTALCLLAAPEGIAHMDEVFAGSTKPIRLVTAALDERLDERGYIVPGLGDAGDRLYGVV; encoded by the coding sequence ATGGAGACCCTGGTCGTCGACCACCCCCTGGTGGCCCACAAGCTGACCGTGCTGCGGGACGCGAACACCGATTCACCCACCTTCCGCCGCCTCGCCGACGAACTGGTGACGCTGCTCGCCTACGAGGCGACCCGGCAGGTTCGCACGACCGAGGTGACGGTGCAGACTCCCGTCGCCGCCGCACAGGGCGTGCGACTGGCCCAGCCGTACCCGCTGGTCGTGCCCATCCTCCGGGCCGGCCTGGGCATGCTGGACGGCATGACCCGGCTGCTGCCGACGGCCGAGGTCGGTTTTCTGGGGATGGTCCGCAACGAATCCACACTGAAGGCGGAGACCTACGCCACCCGTCTTCCGGATGATCTGTCAGGCCGGCAGGTCTACGTGGTCGACCCGATGCTGGCCACCGGCGGCACCCTGGCAGCGGCGATCGAGTTCCTCTTCGAGCGCGGTGCCGACGATGTGACCGCGCTGTGCCTGCTGGCCGCCCCCGAGGGCATCGCCCACATGGACGAGGTGTTCGCGGGCAGCACCAAGCCGATCCGCCTGGTGACGGCGGCCCTGGACGAGCGGCTGGACGAGCGGGGCTACATCGTGCCGGGGCTCGGTGACGCCGGAGACCGCCTCTACGGCGTCGTTTGA
- a CDS encoding PH domain-containing protein, translating to MRLVTHGDSAPSSVNRYLLPHEHQVIMVRRHPAVLLRPVVEVLGGLILAGLLSKWFGDQGGSGALVVVWWAWLLLLIRFVWKVAEWSVDYFVVTSKRMLLTTGLVTRKVDMMPLGKVTDMSFQRSLLGRMMGYGEFVLESAGQDQALSRVNYIPYPETLYLEVCQMLFPGGNDSDD from the coding sequence ATGAGGCTGGTGACCCACGGGGACTCAGCTCCCTCGTCGGTCAACCGCTACCTACTCCCCCACGAACACCAGGTCATCATGGTGCGGCGCCACCCAGCCGTACTGCTCCGTCCGGTCGTCGAAGTGCTGGGCGGCCTGATCCTCGCCGGACTGCTCAGCAAGTGGTTCGGCGACCAAGGCGGCAGCGGCGCGCTCGTCGTCGTCTGGTGGGCATGGCTCCTGCTGCTGATCCGCTTCGTGTGGAAAGTGGCGGAGTGGTCGGTCGACTACTTCGTCGTCACCTCGAAGCGGATGCTGCTCACCACGGGGCTGGTCACCCGCAAGGTCGACATGATGCCCCTCGGCAAGGTGACCGACATGAGCTTCCAGCGCTCACTGCTCGGTCGCATGATGGGATATGGCGAATTCGTCCTGGAGTCGGCCGGTCAGGACCAGGCCCTGTCCAGGGTCAACTACATCCCCTATCCGGAGACCCTTTACCTTGAGGTCTGCCAGATGCTGTTCCCCGGAGGAAACGATTCGGATGATTAG
- a CDS encoding type II toxin-antitoxin system VapB family antitoxin produces the protein MIFKLVGDERPYPEHGLSHREWAQIPPRQVRLDTLITTKAVLDLHSLLAKDSTFYGDLFPHVVQWRGDLYLEDGLHRALRSALHQRSVLHARVLEVPSGD, from the coding sequence GTGATCTTCAAGCTGGTCGGTGATGAACGGCCTTACCCCGAGCACGGCCTCTCGCATCGCGAGTGGGCGCAGATACCTCCGCGACAGGTCCGGCTCGACACGCTGATCACCACGAAAGCGGTGCTCGATCTGCACTCCCTGCTCGCGAAGGACTCCACGTTCTACGGCGACCTCTTCCCCCACGTGGTCCAGTGGCGCGGTGACCTCTACCTTGAGGACGGCCTGCACCGGGCGCTGCGCTCGGCTCTGCACCAGCGTTCGGTCCTGCACGCCCGCGTCCTGGAGGTCCCCTCCGGCGACTGA
- a CDS encoding tRNA adenosine deaminase-associated protein produces MPSRPSGNSVFSAAFVRTPEGWSGAEVDLSAAEIADDLGDAVQERLALNGDELALLCVEVEDEWFAIVRYQGDQEPRAFLSDAQAGVSDQLGELFSELAGVAPDKETPDLGVRPAGDFELLSDLGVSSDELIELSMEEGVLPADTLSVVAERLAFADELDRLR; encoded by the coding sequence ATGCCCTCCAGACCATCCGGCAACAGCGTGTTCTCGGCGGCCTTCGTCCGCACCCCAGAGGGGTGGAGCGGTGCGGAGGTCGATCTCAGTGCCGCCGAGATAGCCGACGACCTGGGCGACGCCGTCCAGGAGCGTCTCGCGCTCAACGGCGACGAACTGGCCCTGCTCTGCGTGGAGGTGGAGGACGAGTGGTTCGCGATCGTCCGCTACCAGGGCGACCAGGAGCCCCGCGCGTTCCTGTCCGATGCGCAGGCCGGGGTCTCCGACCAGCTCGGAGAGCTCTTCAGTGAGCTGGCCGGGGTCGCGCCGGACAAGGAGACACCCGATCTGGGCGTACGGCCCGCAGGTGACTTCGAGCTCCTGAGCGACCTCGGGGTGAGTTCCGACGAGCTCATCGAGCTCAGCATGGAGGAGGGCGTGCTTCCGGCGGACACCCTCTCGGTGGTCGCCGAACGGCTGGCCTTCGCGGACGAGCTCGATCGGCTGCGGTGA
- a CDS encoding DNA polymerase III subunit gamma and tau, whose product MSLALYRKYRPGTFAEVKGQEHVTEPLRQALRSGRINHAYLFSGPRGCGKTSSARILARSLNCEKGPTPDPCGECESCVALAPTGPGHLDVIEIDAASHGGVDDARDLRERAFFAPVSSRFKIYIIDEAHMVTREGFNALLKLVEEPPPHLKFVFATTEPEKVIGTIKSRTHHYPFRLIPPAALRTLMEEILTSEKVPFEAAALPLVVRAGAGSARDSLSILDQLFAGSDEAGITYARAVSLLGYTDGDLLDDVISAFAARDGARVFQAVNRVIEGGHDPRRFAMDLLERFRDLVILANVPEAATSGLLDRPADELERLQAQAASMGPAELTRAAEIFNAGLTEMRGAASPRLLLELMCARTLLPGVAQGEAGLLARLERLEKGGVPPVPAASAPVVYAAPAPQPSPAVPPVTAPAPITAVSPVTAPAPGAVAGQSRPQGDGDWPAAVRPGAPVPQAQPAQSAQPLQQAAGPVSGAGAGAVQQAWPQVLGVLKQRSIVVWANVNTNAQVVGVEGKVVTLGFTQVGAARNFTGGGKDVVVAAALQDVLGGAWKVEAVVVGGGGPAPSGGARPPVRPPQSPPPPRQDAPASPAAASAPVAAPAVQETRAAPVAPARQAPPATDESWPDEPLPDDPGSPPTPPPGPGLAAARSAARAAAQSGPRVTGAAKAAGAKTVDAKAAWPDAVPARRTIVETDDVDPLNDADADVDTLTGMALIQRELGGQIIGEIDHT is encoded by the coding sequence ATGAGTCTTGCGCTCTACCGCAAGTACCGGCCCGGGACCTTTGCCGAGGTCAAGGGGCAGGAGCACGTCACCGAGCCGCTGCGACAGGCGTTGCGGAGTGGCCGCATCAACCACGCCTACCTGTTCAGCGGGCCACGCGGGTGCGGCAAGACCTCCAGCGCCCGGATCCTGGCCCGCTCGCTGAACTGCGAGAAGGGCCCGACCCCCGACCCGTGCGGGGAGTGCGAGTCCTGCGTGGCGCTGGCCCCCACCGGCCCCGGCCATCTCGACGTCATCGAGATCGACGCCGCCTCGCACGGCGGTGTGGACGACGCCCGCGACCTGCGTGAGCGCGCCTTCTTCGCGCCCGTGTCGTCGCGCTTCAAGATCTACATCATCGACGAGGCGCACATGGTGACCCGCGAGGGTTTCAACGCGCTGCTCAAACTCGTCGAGGAGCCCCCTCCGCACCTGAAGTTCGTCTTCGCGACCACGGAGCCCGAGAAGGTCATCGGGACGATCAAGTCCCGGACCCACCACTACCCGTTCCGGCTGATCCCGCCCGCGGCCCTGCGCACGCTGATGGAGGAGATCCTCACCTCCGAGAAGGTCCCCTTCGAGGCCGCCGCGCTCCCGCTGGTGGTCCGGGCGGGCGCCGGCTCGGCGCGTGACTCGCTGTCGATCCTCGACCAGCTGTTCGCCGGGTCCGACGAGGCGGGCATCACCTATGCCCGTGCGGTCTCCCTGCTGGGCTACACCGACGGCGACCTGCTCGACGACGTGATCTCCGCCTTCGCGGCCCGTGACGGCGCGCGGGTGTTCCAAGCGGTGAACCGGGTGATCGAAGGGGGGCACGACCCTCGGCGGTTCGCCATGGACCTGCTGGAGCGCTTCCGTGACCTGGTGATCCTGGCCAATGTCCCGGAGGCGGCCACCAGCGGCCTGCTCGACCGGCCCGCCGACGAGCTGGAGCGGCTCCAGGCGCAGGCCGCCTCGATGGGTCCGGCCGAGCTGACCCGGGCCGCCGAGATCTTCAACGCGGGCCTGACCGAGATGCGCGGCGCGGCCTCGCCCCGGCTGCTGCTCGAACTGATGTGTGCCAGGACGCTGCTGCCCGGGGTCGCGCAGGGCGAGGCCGGGCTGCTGGCCAGGCTGGAGCGGCTGGAGAAGGGCGGTGTCCCGCCGGTCCCCGCCGCGTCCGCTCCGGTGGTCTACGCGGCGCCCGCCCCCCAGCCGTCGCCCGCCGTGCCGCCCGTCACCGCCCCGGCTCCCATCACCGCCGTGTCGCCGGTCACCGCCCCGGCTCCCGGCGCCGTCGCCGGGCAGTCCCGCCCCCAGGGCGACGGGGACTGGCCCGCCGCAGTCAGACCCGGTGCCCCCGTGCCGCAGGCCCAGCCGGCCCAGTCGGCCCAGCCGCTCCAGCAGGCCGCCGGGCCGGTCTCCGGGGCGGGGGCGGGGGCCGTCCAGCAGGCTTGGCCGCAGGTGCTCGGAGTCCTCAAGCAGCGCAGCATCGTGGTCTGGGCGAACGTGAACACCAACGCCCAGGTCGTCGGAGTCGAAGGCAAGGTCGTCACTCTCGGGTTCACCCAGGTCGGGGCGGCGAGAAACTTCACCGGCGGCGGCAAGGACGTGGTGGTCGCGGCGGCGCTTCAGGACGTGCTCGGGGGCGCCTGGAAGGTCGAGGCCGTCGTGGTCGGCGGCGGCGGGCCCGCTCCGTCGGGCGGGGCACGTCCTCCCGTACGGCCCCCGCAGAGTCCGCCTCCGCCGCGTCAGGACGCTCCTGCGAGCCCTGCGGCCGCATCCGCTCCGGTAGCGGCGCCGGCCGTTCAGGAGACCCGGGCCGCTCCGGTCGCCCCGGCCCGGCAGGCCCCGCCCGCCACCGACGAGTCCTGGCCGGACGAGCCGCTCCCCGACGATCCCGGTTCGCCCCCCACCCCCCCGCCCGGCCCCGGCCTGGCCGCCGCGCGCTCGGCCGCCAGGGCCGCCGCCCAGTCGGGCCCCAGGGTGACCGGTGCCGCCAAGGCCGCCGGCGCCAAAACCGTCGATGCCAAGGCGGCCTGGCCGGACGCGGTGCCGGCCCGTAGGACCATCGTCGAGACCGACGACGTCGACCCGCTGAACGACGCGGACGCCGATGTCGACACGCTCACCGGAATGGCCCTCATCCAGCGTGAGCTGGGCGGTCAGATCATCGGCGAGATCGACCACACCTGA
- a CDS encoding helix-turn-helix domain-containing protein, whose amino-acid sequence MSQAQLAGPDLSDSYVSLIESGKRTPTPVVARLLAERLGCTTEFLLHGIEPRQRIDTELGLRHAELELQHGDPYVAAERFGEIVKVAGEENAMLAAHARFGRARALESQGRIGPAVEAFERLRREAASHPERLADLPLTVALSRCYQHAGDTLRAHDLATAALSQVERLVLNDGEIAVDLAAALMETEPARRPHSPGLDYVRHVLSANGVPVAVNRIAEIRSLWEASIAAAEGEDSALAVRLADDAIAAGRPARLAFRLAHIAMDWSQLIVSFDTESLDEARELASAASKVFGTFPERAHDHTRSLVVLASIQLSGGDPSGAADLARSALMMPDALLGVTAATAQMVLAQVSLATGEGDTVTILHSARELLGSLRPGTSGPDREAARVWRRLGDLYGQAGAGEEQVSAYRKALETAGVRSAMVGMTVDSALVR is encoded by the coding sequence ATGTCTCAGGCCCAGCTGGCTGGGCCTGACCTCTCCGACAGTTACGTCTCCCTCATCGAGTCGGGCAAGCGCACGCCGACTCCAGTGGTCGCCCGCCTGCTGGCCGAACGGCTGGGGTGCACCACCGAGTTTCTGCTGCACGGGATCGAGCCCCGCCAGCGCATCGACACCGAACTGGGTCTGCGCCATGCGGAGCTTGAACTGCAGCACGGTGACCCGTATGTCGCCGCCGAGCGGTTCGGCGAGATCGTCAAGGTCGCCGGCGAGGAGAACGCCATGCTCGCCGCGCACGCGCGGTTCGGGCGGGCCCGTGCCCTGGAATCCCAGGGCAGGATCGGCCCGGCGGTGGAGGCGTTCGAACGGCTCCGCCGTGAGGCGGCCAGCCATCCCGAACGACTCGCCGACCTGCCGCTGACCGTGGCGCTGAGCCGTTGCTACCAGCACGCAGGGGACACCCTGCGTGCCCACGACCTGGCGACTGCGGCCCTCAGCCAGGTCGAGCGGCTGGTTCTGAACGACGGCGAGATCGCCGTGGATCTGGCCGCCGCCCTGATGGAGACCGAGCCCGCCCGCCGGCCGCACTCCCCGGGCCTGGACTACGTACGGCATGTCCTGTCGGCCAACGGCGTTCCGGTGGCGGTCAACCGCATCGCCGAGATCCGTTCTCTCTGGGAGGCGAGCATCGCCGCCGCCGAGGGCGAGGACTCGGCGCTGGCCGTTCGTCTGGCCGACGACGCGATCGCGGCCGGACGACCGGCCCGGCTGGCCTTCCGGCTCGCCCACATCGCGATGGACTGGTCGCAGCTCATCGTCTCCTTCGACACGGAGTCGCTCGACGAGGCCCGCGAGCTCGCGTCCGCCGCGAGCAAGGTCTTTGGCACGTTCCCTGAGAGGGCGCACGACCACACCAGGAGTCTGGTGGTGCTCGCCTCCATCCAGCTCAGCGGGGGCGATCCGAGTGGCGCGGCCGATCTGGCCAGGTCGGCCCTCATGATGCCGGACGCCTTGCTCGGTGTCACGGCCGCCACCGCGCAGATGGTCCTCGCCCAGGTCTCGCTCGCCACGGGCGAGGGTGACACCGTGACCATCCTGCACAGCGCCCGCGAGCTGCTCGGCAGCCTGCGGCCCGGCACCTCCGGCCCCGATCGGGAGGCCGCGCGGGTCTGGCGTCGGCTCGGCGACCTCTACGGTCAGGCCGGTGCCGGCGAGGAGCAGGTGAGCGCATATCGCAAGGCGCTTGAGACGGCCGGTGTACGGAGTGCGATGGTAGGTATGACGGTCGATTCGGCGCTGGTTCGGTAA
- a CDS encoding tRNA adenosine deaminase-associated protein, whose translation MADQDPLDFAIVVYREDDGWEAETLPVALTSDLDGLIHALRQQPSMNGTIGLVAVGDEFFVALRVFGERVEVFLSDIAASWDFPLAQQALEYLDVPIPDEDELEAILQDEETALPAGDLSIFADLGLDEMELGILSGDIDLLPEDVLSSIAARLGFSEPFERAIDSVFG comes from the coding sequence ATGGCAGACCAAGACCCGCTGGACTTTGCCATCGTGGTCTATCGCGAGGACGACGGCTGGGAGGCGGAGACGCTTCCGGTGGCGCTCACCTCGGATCTCGACGGCCTGATTCATGCTCTGCGCCAGCAGCCGAGCATGAACGGCACGATTGGCCTGGTCGCCGTGGGGGATGAGTTCTTCGTGGCGTTACGGGTGTTCGGTGAGCGGGTGGAGGTCTTCCTCTCCGACATCGCCGCGTCCTGGGACTTCCCGCTCGCGCAGCAGGCGCTGGAATACCTCGACGTGCCGATCCCCGATGAGGACGAGCTGGAGGCGATCCTCCAGGACGAGGAGACGGCTCTCCCCGCCGGGGATCTGTCGATCTTCGCGGACCTGGGGCTCGACGAGATGGAGCTGGGCATCCTTTCCGGCGACATCGATCTGCTCCCCGAGGACGTGCTGTCCAGCATCGCCGCGCGGCTGGGATTCTCCGAGCCGTTCGAACGCGCCATCGACTCGGTGTTCGGCTGA
- a CDS encoding FadR/GntR family transcriptional regulator, with the protein MSLRTAQRASLVDQVIDQLKEQITSNSWQMHAKIPTETVLAEQLGVGRNTVREAVRALTHAGLLECRQGDGTYVRATSELSGAMLRRLRAAEQLEILEVRRALEVEAARLAATRRSDADIARIETALAERERAWEVGEPNAFVEADLAFHVAVVQATHNLVLIDLYEDFSAALRASITAAGTSLNSTYIPHEAIARAIAAGDVSAAERAGHACMEHILIALTDVQELSSP; encoded by the coding sequence GTGAGTCTGCGTACGGCGCAGCGAGCATCCCTCGTCGACCAGGTGATCGATCAGCTCAAAGAGCAGATCACTTCGAACTCCTGGCAGATGCACGCGAAGATCCCCACCGAGACCGTGCTGGCCGAGCAGCTCGGAGTCGGACGCAACACCGTGCGTGAGGCCGTAAGGGCCCTCACGCACGCCGGTCTGCTGGAATGCCGCCAGGGTGACGGCACCTACGTCCGCGCCACGAGCGAGCTTTCGGGAGCCATGCTGCGGCGGCTGCGCGCCGCCGAGCAGTTGGAGATCCTGGAAGTACGGCGTGCGCTGGAAGTGGAGGCCGCTCGGTTGGCCGCGACGAGGCGCAGTGACGCCGACATCGCCCGGATCGAGACCGCTCTGGCCGAACGGGAGCGGGCCTGGGAGGTCGGCGAGCCCAACGCGTTCGTCGAAGCCGACCTCGCCTTCCATGTCGCGGTCGTCCAGGCCACCCACAACCTGGTTCTGATCGATCTCTACGAGGATTTCTCGGCGGCCCTGCGGGCCAGCATCACCGCTGCGGGCACCTCGCTCAACAGCACCTACATCCCTCACGAGGCCATCGCCCGCGCCATCGCGGCTGGTGACGTGTCCGCCGCCGAACGCGCCGGCCACGCGTGCATGGAGCACATCCTGATCGCCCTGACCGATGTTCAGGAGCTCTCCTCCCCCTGA
- the tadA gene encoding tRNA adenosine(34) deaminase TadA produces MRLALVQAVRAGTRGEVPVGAVVLDADGSVLSQAGNDRESLADPTAHAEVLALREAARVRGEWRLTGCTLVVTLEPCTMCAGASVLARVDRIVYGAADAKGGAAGSLWDVVRDRRLNHRPEVLRGVLAEECAAVLTEFFAVRRMREQ; encoded by the coding sequence ATGCGGCTCGCCCTGGTGCAGGCCGTACGGGCCGGCACCCGCGGTGAGGTGCCGGTCGGCGCGGTCGTCCTCGACGCGGACGGGTCGGTGCTGTCGCAGGCCGGGAACGACCGGGAGTCCCTGGCCGATCCCACCGCGCACGCCGAGGTGCTCGCCCTGCGGGAAGCCGCCCGCGTCCGTGGGGAGTGGCGGCTGACCGGCTGCACCCTGGTGGTCACGCTGGAGCCCTGCACGATGTGCGCGGGGGCCTCGGTGCTGGCGCGGGTCGATCGCATCGTCTACGGAGCCGCGGACGCCAAGGGCGGAGCCGCCGGTTCGCTGTGGGACGTGGTGCGCGACCGTCGGCTCAACCACCGCCCCGAGGTCCTTAGAGGCGTGCTGGCCGAGGAGTGCGCCGCCGTTCTCACCGAGTTCTTCGCCGTTCGGCGGATGCGCGAACAATAG